One genomic window of Thermoanaerobaculum aquaticum includes the following:
- the dnaG gene encoding DNA primase, with amino-acid sequence MALYDLSREVLEQVRQAADIVAVVGEQVSLRKAGKDFVGLCPFHGERTPSFYVSPEKGTFYCFGCRKGGSVFDFVMETQHLSFPEAVELLAKRFGVPLPAATAERRRRDDLAQQINRALEAAQAFFLSRVSHDRPRAFLESRGIPLVQAQELGLGFAPPGWRELLEHLQRQGFSEQVLKAAGLVVQGEQGRLWDRFRDRVTIPIRNFRGELLAFGGRALGEAQPKYLNSPETPVFSKSTVLFGGPKAAQAMAQAGEVILVEGYFDCLSLQLAGFPHTVATLGTALSDHHVRDLSRRVQRVFLCYDGDAAGRRATQAALGVLLAADLEVRVVVLPEASDPDLFIRQQGPKAFSQLLAQALGPAEFLLQQAGDSLAARRKLLPKALEIIESCPNPVRRYVLMEELARGAGVPVDQVAPFTVPKTTQAGEEPRIPPGELALLRGLLLDTPLERRPQLLNRIPVEELQHPLCRQVMEFLQSLEVSGTPLEISALSTHINEREARRLVAALEYEAPPTSEEGLERILRELWERQRKRQLAALSQEIRRAQAEQNREALARALAEMQALMRQAGDPH; translated from the coding sequence ATGGCGCTTTACGACCTCTCTCGCGAGGTTTTGGAGCAGGTACGGCAAGCTGCCGACATCGTGGCGGTGGTGGGCGAGCAGGTGAGCCTGCGCAAGGCCGGAAAGGACTTCGTGGGGCTTTGTCCGTTCCACGGCGAGCGCACGCCTTCCTTTTACGTTTCCCCGGAAAAGGGCACCTTTTACTGCTTTGGCTGTCGCAAGGGCGGCAGCGTCTTTGACTTCGTGATGGAAACCCAGCACCTGTCGTTTCCCGAAGCGGTGGAGCTTTTGGCCAAGCGGTTTGGGGTGCCGCTGCCGGCAGCCACCGCCGAGCGGAGACGGCGGGACGATCTGGCCCAGCAAATCAACCGAGCTTTAGAAGCCGCGCAGGCGTTTTTCCTCTCCCGGGTTTCCCACGATCGGCCGCGGGCTTTTTTGGAAAGCCGGGGCATCCCGTTGGTGCAAGCCCAGGAGCTGGGCTTGGGCTTTGCCCCTCCCGGCTGGCGGGAGCTTTTGGAGCACCTCCAGCGCCAGGGCTTTTCCGAGCAGGTGCTGAAGGCCGCCGGGTTGGTGGTGCAAGGGGAGCAGGGCCGCCTGTGGGACCGCTTCCGCGACCGGGTCACGATTCCCATCCGCAACTTCCGGGGTGAGCTTTTGGCTTTTGGTGGCAGGGCTCTGGGGGAGGCCCAGCCCAAGTACCTCAACTCCCCAGAAACCCCGGTGTTTTCCAAGTCCACCGTGCTCTTTGGGGGACCCAAAGCCGCCCAGGCCATGGCCCAAGCAGGCGAGGTCATCCTGGTGGAAGGTTACTTCGACTGCCTTTCCCTCCAGCTCGCCGGCTTTCCCCACACCGTAGCCACCCTGGGCACCGCCCTTTCCGACCACCACGTGCGGGATTTGAGCCGGCGGGTACAGCGGGTGTTTCTTTGCTACGACGGGGATGCCGCCGGCCGCCGCGCTACCCAAGCGGCCTTGGGGGTGCTGCTGGCCGCCGACCTGGAGGTGCGGGTGGTGGTGCTGCCCGAGGCCAGTGACCCCGACCTCTTCATCCGCCAACAAGGCCCAAAGGCCTTTTCTCAGCTTTTGGCTCAAGCTTTAGGTCCCGCTGAGTTCCTCTTGCAGCAGGCCGGTGACTCCCTGGCCGCCCGTCGAAAGCTTCTGCCCAAGGCCTTGGAGATCATCGAGAGCTGCCCCAACCCGGTGCGGCGCTACGTCCTCATGGAGGAGCTGGCCCGCGGGGCGGGGGTTCCGGTGGACCAGGTGGCACCCTTCACCGTCCCCAAAACCACCCAGGCCGGAGAGGAGCCCCGCATCCCCCCGGGGGAGCTGGCGCTCCTGCGGGGGCTTTTGCTGGACACCCCACTGGAGCGACGCCCCCAGCTTTTGAACCGTATCCCCGTGGAGGAGCTGCAGCATCCGCTATGCCGGCAGGTGATGGAGTTTTTGCAAAGTTTGGAGGTTTCCGGGACACCCCTTGAAATTTCTGCCCTCAGCACCCACATTAATGAACGTGAGGCGCGGCGTCTGGTAGCCGCGCTTGAGTATGAGGCTCCTCCCACCAGTGAGGAGGGGCTCGAGAGAATTCTGAGGGAACTTTGGGAACGACAGAGGAAAAGACAGCTCGCCGCCTTAAGCCAGGAAATCCGGCGGGCCCAGGCAGAACAAAACAGGGAAGCGCTGGCTCGAGCTTTGGCCGAGATGCAGGCCCTTATGCGCCAAGCCGGCGACCCTCATTGA